From a single Larimichthys crocea isolate SSNF chromosome XIII, L_crocea_2.0, whole genome shotgun sequence genomic region:
- the tnfrsf1a gene encoding tumor necrosis factor receptor superfamily member 1A has product MERGVHRGRWNKSALVGIILLLMCKHVSTLQPSEVETCPEEDYPNSRGICCNKCFAGTKFVKECDSPGHRTTCEVCPNGEYTDQMNFSKNCRKCRTCKASKNEEMESPCEKTKNTICRCKEGYYKSVIDSETYECRKCAQCRLDEKEKQKCTRESNTECGCTEKYYRVRNKCEPCNNCTADCGHLCSAATVITIAPNNGNKYLINIICGTGAVALVLLVLVIVITYVLTKWLTKKRLLQTSSQPSDDSPDSSESFTVLIPKVEPSYNISVEAVPINPPSEQEQLSNLPDCVPLEIKISDLIYTVLDLVPVLRMKQLVRSLSVTDSEIEQAELDYRPCREAHYQMLRIWTERGSRAGGMLHRPLLQELLNELRKMHLGRAAEELETKYGIQ; this is encoded by the exons ATGGAGAGAGGTGTCCACAGAGGAAGATGGAACAAAAGTGCCCTTGTTGGCATAATCCTGCTCCTTATG TGCAAGCATGTGTCCACTTTACAACCTTCAGAGGTGGAGACGTGTCCAGAAGAGGACTATCCCAATTCACGTGGAATTTGTTGCAACAAATGCTTTGCAG GTACTAAGTTTGTAAAAGAATGTGATTCTCCGGGTCATAGAACCACCTGTGAAGTCTGTCCCAATGGAGAATACACAGACCAGATGAACTTCTCCAAGAACTGTAGAAAATGCAGAACCTGCAAAG CATCGAAGAATGAAGAAATGGAATCGCCATGTGAAAAGACCAAGAACACTATTTGTCGCTGTAAGGAAGGTTATTACAAATCTGTCATCGACTCGGAAACCTACGAGTGTCGCAAATGTGCCCAGTGTAGACTTGATGAAaaggaaaagcagaaat GTACACGAGAGAGTAACACTGAGTGCGGATGCACAGAGAAGTACTACAGAGTCAGAAACAAGTGTGAACCCTGCAACAA TTGTACTGCTGATTGTGGACATCTCTGTTCAGCAGCTACCGTCATTACAATAG CTCCCAACAATGGAAACAAATATCTCATTAACATAATTTGTGGAACTGGAGCTGTGGCTCTGGTACTGTTGGTGCTGGTCATTGTCATCACCTATGTGCTCACAAAGTGGCTAACCAAGAAGAGGTTACTGCAAACGTCCTCCCAACCGAGTGACGACTCCCCGGACTCATCTGAG AGTTTTACAGTCCTGATACCGAAGGTTGAACCTTCATACAACATCAGTGTCGAGGCTGTTCCTATAAATCCTCCGAGTGAACAAGAGCAGCTGTCCAATCTGCCTGACTGTGTCCCCTTGGAAATCAAGA tCTCTGACCTGATCTACACGGTGCTGGATTTGGTTCCTGTGCTTCGGATGAAGCAACTGGTGCGTTCCCTTAGTGTGACAGATTCAGAGATCGAACAAGCAGAGCTGGATTACCGACCCTGCCGTGAAGCTCACTACCAGATGCTAAGGATTTGGACTGAGAGAGGGTCACGGGCAGGTGGAATGCTGCACCGGCCCTTGTTGCAGGAGCTATTGAACGAACTGAGAAAGATGCACCTGGGACGGGCTGCCGAGGAGCTCGAGACAAAGTACGGCATTCAGTAA